The Panicum virgatum strain AP13 chromosome 3N, P.virgatum_v5, whole genome shotgun sequence genome includes the window GAAATACTCACAATGGGATTAGTGTATGTGGGTGTCACAGTTTGACTATTGAAATAATTCATCGTCATCCCATATTGAAGTTGACTCGTAAGGAGATGTTGCCGGTGGTTGAGGAACATAAAATTTAGAAGTAGAAATAGATGGAGATTCATTGGCTATCTCTGGTTTCTTGCCAGCCGATTCTCTTTTcttagagctaagccaattaaccTAATAAACATCATGCTCAGCTAGCAATTTCTGAATGtgttccatagtaacaccaGAAGATGGAGCACTTGCAACAGGTGTTACCTCAGTAGATGCGTCCGTGGAGGTAGAAGCTAAGTCgatctccttgatcttggtAACTTTGCCGCGTCGATCGACCTTGATGCTTGCAACCGCCGCTAGTAGATCTTTTTCATCGtgcttcttcttgcgctcctccagcaCCAGACGGACGTCCTCAGAAAGATGCTCGTATGTCGCAGGGATGATGTTGTCCTTGTCGATCTCGATAgtagagcccatcttcttcggggtagattagatcggttttgttaaccaagatctttcttcccagtggagtcgccaaaaagtatgttgacgctttttacggatcaacacacgaacgcactagatcgtgcggcgcgaggaagagctcgatgcagctagcggtcagaccagtcttaGGGACCGATCGCCGGGGTGaaatcggcgacggccgacgaacgctagtccgggagggaccccgtcagggcaggcgcacgtagggttgttctaggatcgtcAGACcccctagaacgccttcagacgtcgcggagacgaaagAAGAACATCAGATggaggttggaaaagttagggtctGGAGAAAAGATAAAGTGGATAAAtgtagagtttgtattgatttgatcgattggataccctcaatcggccgtgaccctttatatttatagagtgAGATTGACTTATCCCGAAAGAAATCCTTTTATagatataaatatattaaaaacTCTAATTACAGTCGGACTCCTcttagactggtcagaccggtcggacccaccggtcagactagTCGGTCTCCGGTCAGACTAGTCGGTCTCCAGCCGGACAGACTATAGCTCCAGACCGATCAGACTgctgggtcagaccggttgatgccAATTTTAACCGTCAACAGCAGCCtcacgccgacgccggcgcccctATTCTTCACGGCGCACTGTGCGTCGGCCGGGACCTGACcgacctcctcgaagtcctcCATCCGGAACGCCGGCCTCCACGGAGCCTCCGCCTCCCGCGCCCGCTTCCTCCCCCGGCCGGCAGCCGATCCGCTCTCCCCGGCGCTACATAGGCCCCTCAGGGCCCGGATGTTGGCGAGCAGCTTGTAGAACCTCTCCACCTTCtcgtcgtcggcgtcctcgccaCATCTCTGCACCGATCCAGAGCCACCGTCGTCGGCGCCACTGGGAGCAGGCAATAATGGCACATGGCGCTGCTGCTCAGCCGGCGCCACGGACGCCCTGGTCCATGGCGGCTATCCGCATAGTCTTCTTCGTCTTTTCTCCAGCTGCGTCGCCCATAGCTGGCCCTCTTCCTCCGGAGCACGGTCTTAGTAGAAATTATGAAGGACACGGGACGGGACACGGGAGTGTGTGGCAACCTCCGTCCTCCTGGGTTGGTGCGGTTGGTGTGTGGTTAAATAGGGACCCATGACGATATGGACTCGGCTAGCTGCTGCAAGTGCAACCGGCGCCACGGTACTTGATGCCTCTCGTGAAGGGCTAGACACGAATTTATTTTGGAACCAGTGCATGTTACAAGCTGATGATGGTGGTGGCACTACTACACAAAATGCATGTTGTTCCGGTTGAAAACGGCCTTTAGTCCGGATTTCCCAATTAGGATAAAGATTCCGGGACAAAAGATCCCAAGCTATAGTCTCGGATTTTATATTC containing:
- the LOC120667750 gene encoding NRR repressor homolog 1-like; this translates as MDWRGREPAKTAAYLLPPWTRASVAPAEQQRHVPLLPAPSGADDGGSGSVQRCGEDADDEKVERFYKLLANIRALRGLCSAGESGSAAGRGRKRAREAEAPWRPAFRMEDFEEVGQVPADAQCAVKNRGAGVGVRLLLTVKIGINRSDPAV